A part of Bartonella quintana genomic DNA contains:
- a CDS encoding peptidylprolyl isomerase encodes MSLKLFAVLTCIFCFFSSSAVADDSKAADNSNILVLSLKNGEVVIRFRPDLAPKHVAQIKRLTKEGAYNNVVFHRVIPGFMAQTGDVQFGKKGSANFDLKRVGTGGSNYPNIPAEFSEQPFKRGTVGMARSQNPDSANSQFFICFNDAVFLNGQYTVVGEVVKGMDVVDKIKKGTTSNNGSVKDPDIINAATLQAE; translated from the coding sequence CTGTTTTGACATGTATTTTTTGCTTTTTTTCATCGAGTGCTGTGGCAGATGATTCTAAGGCAGCTGATAATTCTAATATTCTTGTTTTATCTCTCAAAAATGGTGAAGTGGTTATTCGCTTTCGGCCTGATTTAGCACCAAAACATGTTGCACAAATCAAGAGGTTAACAAAGGAAGGTGCATACAACAATGTTGTATTTCATCGTGTTATTCCCGGTTTTATGGCACAGACTGGTGATGTGCAGTTTGGGAAGAAGGGCAGTGCGAATTTTGATCTTAAACGTGTTGGTACGGGTGGTTCCAATTATCCCAATATACCAGCAGAGTTTTCAGAGCAGCCATTTAAGCGTGGTACTGTTGGGATGGCACGTTCACAAAATCCTGATTCAGCTAATTCTCAGTTTTTCATTTGTTTTAATGATGCTGTTTTTTTAAATGGTCAGTATACTGTTGTTGGAGAAGTTGTAAAGGGAATGGATGTTGTTGATAAAATTAAAAAAGGCACCACAAGTAATAATGGATCTGTAAAAGATCCTGATATTATTAATGCTGCTACTTTACAAGCTGAGTAA